A window of Strigops habroptila isolate Jane chromosome 5, bStrHab1.2.pri, whole genome shotgun sequence contains these coding sequences:
- the CYTIP gene encoding cytohesin-interacting protein, translating to MALRWLIQQNHNTNFIGFGAGPAGGEQALPTDNRRIQLMANIVGTLPRGRKQLALARSSSLGDSSRPQRHLVAILKEDKETFGFEIQTIRFPHQNDYSLEVCTCVCKIQEESPAYISGLQTGDILASINGVNTDGFSHKQIVDLIKSSGNYLRLETVNGAMFVRKMELETKLQLLKQSLQQKWVELRSLLLQEQRLLHGEVNDNALLGTLELEEASSLGGGSTVGHLFPMKPRFSSESSSRSRLSSMTVDSEDSFYQSCAFEDSAAESLSRQSSIDDDCFFPRDGDGVPGRSSLRRIRSISLASSGSMSPLWEGSSYTSTFGTLPRKSRRSSVRKNLLKFIPGLHRAVEEEESRV from the exons ATGGCTTTAAGGTGGCTCATTCAGCAGAACCATAACACCAACTTCATCGGCTTCGGTGCCGGCCCTGCTGGGGGGGAGCAGGCTCTGCCAACGGACAACAGGAGGATCCAGCTCATGGCCAACATAGTGGGGACGCTGCCCCGCGGGCGCAAGCAG CTTGCCTTAGCCAGATCCAGCTCCTTGGGTGACTCCTCCAGGCCGCAAAG ACACCTTGTTGCTATATTGAAAGAAGATAAAGAGACATTTGGGTTTGAAATCCAG ACTATTAGATTTCCACACCAAAATGATTACTCCCTGGAGGTATGCACTTGTGTCTGCAAAATTCAAGAAGAAAGTCCTGCCTATATTTCTGGCCTTCAAACTG GTGATATCCTTGCCAGTATCAATGGTGTgaacactgatggttttagtcACAAGCAAATAGTGGACTTGATAAAGTCTTCAGGGAACTATTTAAG GTTAGAGACTGTCAATGGGGCCATGTTTGTGCGGAAAATGGAGCTCGAGACCAAGCTGCAGTTACTGAAG CAAagtctgcagcagaaatgggtGGAGTTGCGCTCTCTGCTCTTACAGGAACAACGCTTGCTGCATG GGGAGGTGAATGACAACGCACTGCTGGGCACACTGGAGCTGGAAGAGGCCAGCTCGCTTGGTGGTGGCAGCACAGTAGGACACCTCTTTCCAATGAAGCCTCGCTTCTCCAGTGAGAGCAGCTCCCGCAGCCGGCTGAGCTCGATGACTGTGGACAGTGAGGACAGCTTCTACCAAAGCTGCGCCTTTGAGgattcagctgcagagagcctgaGCCGCCAGTCGAGCATAGATGATGACTGCTTCTTCCCCAGGGACGGAGATGGTGTTCCTGGGAGGTCCTCACTGCGGAGGATCCGCAGTATCAGTCTGGCCAGCAGCGGGTCCATGTCTCCGCTCTGGGAGGGCAGCAGCTACACCAGTACTTTTGGGACTCTCCCACGGAAAAGCAGGAGATCCAGTGTCCGAAAGAATCTTTTGAAGTTCATTCCAGGCCTTCACCGGGcagtggaagaggaagaaagtcGGGTCTGA